Proteins found in one Rhinolophus ferrumequinum isolate MPI-CBG mRhiFer1 chromosome 9, mRhiFer1_v1.p, whole genome shotgun sequence genomic segment:
- the SLC2A1 gene encoding solute carrier family 2, facilitated glucose transporter member 1: protein MDPSSKKLTGRLMMAVGGAVLGSLQFGYNTGVINAPQKVIEEFYNQTWASRYGDGIPPATLTTLWSLSVAIFSVGGMIGSFSVGLFVNRFGRRNSMLMINLLAFMSSVLMGFSKLGKSFEMLILGRFIIGVYCGLTTGFVPMYVGEVSPTALRGALGTLHQLGIVIGILIAQVFGLDSLMGNKELWPLLLSIIFIPALIQCILLPFCPESPRFLLINRNEENRAKNVLKKLRGTADVTRDLQEMKEESRQMMREKKVTILELFRSSAYRQPILIAVVLQLSQQLSGINAIFYYSTRIFEKAGVQQPVYATIGSGIVNTAFTVVSLFVVERAGRRTLHLIGLAGMAGCAILMTIALALLEQLPWMSYLSIVAIFGFVAFFEVGPGPIPWFIVAELFSQGPRPAAIAVAGFSNWTSNFIVGMCFQYVEQLCGPYVFIIFTVLLILFFIFTYFKVPETKGRTFDEIASGFRQGGASQSDKTPEELFHPLGADSQV, encoded by the exons GTGATCGAGGAGTTCTACAACCAGACTTGGGCCAGCCGCTATGGAGACGGGATCCCACCTGCCACGCTCACCACACTCTGGTCCCTCTCCGTGGCCATCTTCTCCGTAGGTGGCATGATTGGCTCCTTCTCGGTGGGCCTTTTTGTTAATCGCTTTGGCCG GCGGAACTCCATGCTGATGATAAACCTGCTGGCCTTCATGTCCTCTGTGCTCATGGGCTTCTCGAAGCTGGGCAAGTCCTTTGAGATGCTGATCCTGGGCCGTTTCATCATCGGTGTGTACTGCGGCCTGACCACGGGCTTCGTGCCCATGTATGTGGGGGAGGTGTCCCCGACAGCCCTTCGAGGGGCGCTGGGCACCCTGCACCAGCTGGGCATCGTCATCGGCATCCTCATTGCCCAG GTGTTCGGCCTGGACTCCCTCATGGGCAACAAGGAGCTGTGGCCCCTGCTGCTGAGCATCATCTTCATCCCGGCCCTGATACAGTGTATCCTGCTGCCCTTCTGCCCTGAGAGCCCCCGCTTCCTGCTCATCAATCGCAACGAGGAGAACCGAGCCAAGAATG tgctGAAGAAGCTGCGTGGGACAGCAGATGTGACCCGAGACCTGCAGGAGATGAAGGAGGAGAGTCGGCAGATGATGCGGGAGAAGAAGGTCACCATCCTAGAGCTGTTCCGCTCGTCTGCCTACCGCCAGCCCATCCTCATCGCCGTGGTGCTGCAGCTGTCCCAGCAGCTGTCGGGCATCAACGCT ATTTTCTATTACTCTACAAGGATCTTCGAGAAAGCAGGGGTGCAGCAGCCTGTGTATGCCACCATCGGCTCCGGCATCGTCAACACAGCCTTCACAGTCGTGTCG CTGTTTGTGGTGGAACGAGCTGGCCGGCGGACCCTGCACCTCATTGGCCTGGCTGGTATGGCAGGCTGTGCCATCCTCATGACCATCGCACTGGCACTGCTG GAGCAGCTGCCCTGGATGTCCTATCTGAGCATTGTGGCCATCTTTGGCTTCGTGGCCTTCTTTGAAGTGGGCCCCGGCCCTATCCCATGGTTCATTGTGGCTGAACTCTTCAGCCAGGGGCCTCGCCCAGCTGCCATTGCCGTTGCTGGCTTCTCCAACTGGACTTCAAATTTCATTGTGGGCATGTGCTTCCAGTATGTGGAG CAACTGTGTGGTCCCTACGTCTTCATCATCTTCACTGTGCTCCTGATTCTGTTCTTCATCTTCACCTACTTCAAAGTTCCCGAGACCAAAGGCCGGACCTTCGATGAGATTGCTTCCGGTTTCCGGCAGGGGGGAGCTAGCCAAAGTGACAAGACACCGGAGGAGCTGTTCCACCCACTGGGGGCTGATTCCCAAGTGTGA